A single genomic interval of Lathyrus oleraceus cultivar Zhongwan6 chromosome 7, CAAS_Psat_ZW6_1.0, whole genome shotgun sequence harbors:
- the LOC127100773 gene encoding polygalacturonase inhibitor 1, with translation MQFSSCMSLVLLILTTHLFIPSLAEQCNPYDKNTLLQIKKELGNPTKLSSWNPTTDCCDNWYGVSCDYNTWLYRVIHLGLDNLDLPQPVQIPPSVTNLPFLLCLSLDNNPNLVGTILPTIANLTNLEYFFLSHTSISGEIPNTLSKNKRLIDLDFSNSKLTGPLPATLPSLPVISGIIFDGNKLTGTIPESYGSFPNSFTVLSLSHNRLSGKIPASLAKLNLLFVELEGNMLEGDASVFFGSKKSTFKILLGNNSFSFDIGKVGLSEDLRALDLSNNKIYGSLPESLIKLKYLHELNVSNNNLCGQIPQGGKMKRFDKSSYANNKCLCGSPLQGCKA, from the coding sequence ATGCAATTCTCCTCATGCATGTCACTTGTGTTATTAATCCTAACAACCCATCTTTTCATACCTTCACTCGCAGAACAATGTAACCCATATGACAAGAATACCCTCCTCCAAATCAAAAAAGAACTTGGCAACCCAACCAAACTGTCTTCGTGGAACCCAACCACGGACTGCTGTGACAACTGGTATGGTGTCTCATGCGACTACAACACATGGCTCTACCGTGTCATCCATCTTGGTCTCGACAACCTCGACCTCCCTCAACCCGTTCAAATCCCACCCTCCGTTACTAACCTCCCTTTCCTCCTCTGCCTCTCTCTCGACAACAATCCCAACCTTGTCGGCACTATCCTGCCCACCATTGCTAACCTCACCAACCTCGAGTACTTTTTCCTCAGCCACACCAGCATCTCCGGTGAGATACCCAACACTCTCTCTAAGAACAAACGCCTCATAGACCTCGACTTTAGCAACAGCAAACTCACCGGTCCTCTCCCCGCCACACTCCCGTCTCTCCCTGTCATTTCCGGAATCATTTTCGACGGCAACAaactcaccggtacaataccagAATCCTACGGTTCGTTCCCGAATTCCTTCACAGTGCTGAGTCTTTCGCATAACCGCCTCTCTGGGAAGATTCCGGCTTCTCTGGCGAAACTGAACCTTTTGTTTGTGGAATTGGAAGGGAACATGTTGGAGGGTGACGCTTCTGTGTTTTTTGGGTCCAAGAAAAGTACTTTCAAGATATTATTAGGAAATAACTCGTTTTCTTTTGATATTGGAAAAGTTGGATTGTCGGAGGATTTGCGTGCTTTGGATTTGAGTAATAATAAAATCTACGGTTCTCTACCTGAAAGCCTGATTAAGCTGAAGTATTTGCATGAGTTGAATGTTAGCAACAATAATTTGTGTGGTCAGATTCCACAAGGTGGAAAAATGAAAAGGTTTGATAAGTCTTCTTATGCTAATAATAAATGCTTGTGTGGGTCTCCTCTTCAAGGTTGCAAAGCTTGA